The following DNA comes from Vespa velutina chromosome 11, iVesVel2.1, whole genome shotgun sequence.
cccATCACTTTTaactgtattatattataaacgcacaatttacatatacatgcatttattgtaaaaaatagatacatacatacatacatacatgcatacatatatatatatatatatatatatatatatatatatatatatatatatgttattgtaatataaaaagaaattatatataaatgatgcATTGAaagaagtaatataataattatactttattatttacatttattttgataatatgtgtattatcgtaatatgtttttgtacgataaaattacatttccatcaattaaattttattctccttgttaaaataaatatttctttaaagaataattaataataaattcaattgataatacgattaaaatgtatattttaaaaatgttaaaattctAATACTCAAGATAGTTCATCGactttaaaatattgataacgataccattaataaaatattcatagttattatcattattatttaattaataaataaagttttatattttataattttaataaagttttatatttaataagctataatctatatattaatatagattataagaTTATAAGCTAAAAGATCATAGATATTGCTGGTAATTTCTTGATTAAAAGAAGGTGTTAGGAATTTCGAAAATGGAATAGCGGGTTAACagtatttaattcatttaacatgtatttttgacatttttttacaaattaacaGTCACGTGGTACAAAATCGCATCCAAAGATATATTTGCCGTTAAGTCTAATTAGAGTAATAATTAGAGAACTTTTCGGTATCCTTTGTATTGTAGACATAAACGTCTTTGAAATACATATTAGGAGTAAAGAATTTCCAGGTGTACATTGGTCTGTCAAGAGGGAAACCGAATGGTTTGCCGTCGTAAGTCATTTTACCGAAGATAGGTAGTTCGATGTGGATCATTTTCGATTCGTCATATGGACTCAAATAGAAGAACATCTTGAATTTCATACCCTCGGGTTTACCCTTAGGAAGAGTTAGGCGTTCAGGGAAAGCGTAAACTTTTTCATAATAAGTAAATGGTTCGCTACCACTGACAGCGTTCTGAAGTTTTTTGTAGAGTTTATCGCTAGACATTTTGTAAATAGCTTCGGTGCTTGCATGTTCGATGTTATTTATACCTTGCTTTactgcaaaaagaaaaaataattaattaaaaataacaactaTTGCACTATTATTGTTGCGTTTATATAAATgtctattaaaatatcaaataatttactAACGTAACACATCGAATTGGTCCAACATTACGAAGTATTTATAGTATTTGCTGAGGTAACTCATGTCTTGACCTATGGCAGGTCCAAGGAAAACCTTGACTAGGACCTTGATGTCTTTGTCGGAATTCACACTTAGACGGTAAGTAAATGGTTTGTAATTGAGACAATAACGACGAGCCTTGATATACAGGGATGATCCTTCTTTGAAACTGTTAAAGTATACGGCATTGTTAATCGTTGCATCACAGTAATCGAAGTAAGTCCAAAGTTTGTCCATATTGACGGATTCAATCTTGATACCAGGGAAGTCGAGTTCGCTCTGAGAGTAGGCTGGCATATGTGTCTTGTATCTAAAGTTacgaattaaattcgattatatatctattatattttgatagatatatttaatgctAACCTTTCTacgtaattattgattttattaaagagaGCATAGAAAGCTGGATCCCTCATGCTAGTACTATAAAATTGCATAGCACTTGGCATGGTCTTGTCTTTGTATGTATAATCGAAGTTGGTTCCAAAAACATTTCTTGCCAATATTTCATACATTCCGTAGTAATATTTGTTACAGGTATCAGAGTTACCTTCGATCAGATTACCGAGAATATTTAATCCTTCGggagtataaatatttacaaatttgcCATTGCTGTCTAAAACTAATCCAGAATCAATGGCATCCATAAAACGAAATTCTAGAGTATCCATTTCCTACGAaggaattgaaatgaaaataagtatcatcattattgttataacataTCGTGTTTTCTATCGCATACCACAAACCTTTAAATATTGGTATTTGTAATAAGGTACATTGTAATAAGACTTGTAAGGGGGTATTACATCACCGTTACTAAATACCATAGAAGAATAGAATCCTGAGTAAAATAGTTTCTGTAAGTTAAAGTCTTCGATCTCACCCAAGTCATTCGACAAGCGTTCCAAGTAGTAACGAGCGACCAGTTGCTGGTGGACATACAAGTAGAAAATACCACGATATTCCCGAGGAATATTGTATTCTTTGCTATTCAACCAGAATGGGAAGATCTGAcggaaatagaaatagtaggTATTCAAACCAAAATCTTCCGTAAAGTagtctaatttattttcttccgaGAACGTGTTAGTATAGTTACTGTAGATTACGTAAATGTCCGTATTATTCATATTGCCAGTAGAAGTTAaacctataaataaataaagaatgtaaaatattaattgagtTAATAGAAAACACAAGAAAAACATTCAATCCATGTACCATGCATCATTTTGATGCGCTGTGCTTCCTGAATGACATTCGagtcaaagaaataatttggaTTTATTTCATAAGGTAACATGGGCATAATATATTTGCAATCGGGTCTATAGAAAATGGCAACGTAGAAAGCTAGCGTGAAGACATCGGAATTCACGGAAAGACGTGCCCAAGCAGCGGTCTTATAAAAGATATCGAAATCTTTTGCATTATAGAAGAGTTTGAACAATAGAATCATTTCGTTAAGGTGCTCTTCGTAGAATGGCGAAAAGATGGCATCGCGACTAAGCATGCCGCGTTTGTAATAATGAAGGAACTCTTTGACGACATCctgtaaaacaaaataatcttATTGTCATAATTCTATgaatcttttcaaatttttacaaactttttatattctctcttaaaaaaaaaaaaaaaaaaaaaaaagagatcgattAGAAAGACTTATGAAGAATGTATGTTCAATCGTTCTTCATGATCTTAGCagttatgaaaaaattaaacatgATGGATGATCACcttttctttatacatttCCACATTGTTCTCGATTTTATAGTTACGTCcaatattgtaatattctaCGTCGGTTAGAACGTTTTGTTTCACAAAAAGCAATAATTCATGgatcttcttttgcttttgtACGAAATTCATGTCAGCAACGTGACTTTTAATACTGACGGCGTCCGACAGACATAATGCCGTCAGAACTAAGAAGAGCACTTCCTTCAACATCCTTCTataatttatccttttcttgcCTCTTGGCTGAGATCTTTACCCCAACAGTTAGGGAGAATGATGAGACATCAGAACACAGGGCCTCGCTTTTATACCGGtgctttttctttgtaatcaTTGTAACCTGTGACCTAGAATGTTCGTCGTTCGTCGCGATGATGAAATTGATCGTTTTATAACTAAATAACGCAACAAAAATAGATCATGCATGTTTCCAAGTTGAAAAATACTTTGTCTTGATATTAAAAGATGTGTATATAATGAGaacattgaattaaaatttgatgaaattaatatttcgtgtctattcgattaatatttgttataattttaatatttcaatataactttaaaaaatatatcgtaccTGTcttataactttattaatatttctataaatattattaagttatacttatataatgtaaatttttatatattaaaaattacatttttctaatttgcTATTTCATTAGCTAGAAAAATCCAAATGAATTCGTTAAAGATAAGAATGTTAGGATGAATCCAGTAAAATCTTGCTATAATTAAGTACAATGTAAAATGAAGAGTGTAAAGAACGATTATACGAAAAACACTCATGAAAACAGtttcgaaagatataaaagttcCATTTCTCTTTAAGTCATCGCTAATATTATCATTGCTAATAAATTTACTAGAATTAAGTAGATTATGT
Coding sequences within:
- the LOC124952881 gene encoding arylphorin subunit alpha-like — protein: MLKEVLFLVLTALCLSDAVSIKSHVADMNFVQKQKKIHELLLFVKQNVLTDVEYYNIGRNYKIENNVEMYKEKDVVKEFLHYYKRGMLSRDAIFSPFYEEHLNEMILLFKLFYNAKDFDIFYKTAAWARLSVNSDVFTLAFYVAIFYRPDCKYIMPMLPYEINPNYFFDSNVIQEAQRIKMMHGLTSTGNMNNTDIYVIYSNYTNTFSEENKLDYFTEDFGLNTYYFYFRQIFPFWLNSKEYNIPREYRGIFYLYVHQQLVARYYLERLSNDLGEIEDFNLQKLFYSGFYSSMVFSNGDVIPPYKSYYNVPYYKYQYLKEMDTLEFRFMDAIDSGLVLDSNGKFVNIYTPEGLNILGNLIEGNSDTCNKYYYGMYEILARNVFGTNFDYTYKDKTMPSAMQFYSTSMRDPAFYALFNKINNYVERYKTHMPAYSQSELDFPGIKIESVNMDKLWTYFDYCDATINNAVYFNSFKEGSSLYIKARRYCLNYKPFTYRLSVNSDKDIKVLVKVFLGPAIGQDMSYLSKYYKYFVMLDQFDVLLKQGINNIEHASTEAIYKMSSDKLYKKLQNAVSGSEPFTYYEKVYAFPERLTLPKGKPEGMKFKMFFYLSPYDESKMIHIELPIFGKMTYDGKPFGFPLDRPMYTWKFFTPNMYFKDVYVYNTKDTEKFSNYYSN